In the Nicotiana tabacum cultivar K326 chromosome 16, ASM71507v2, whole genome shotgun sequence genome, one interval contains:
- the LOC107808936 gene encoding LOW QUALITY PROTEIN: kinesin-like protein KIN-7N (The sequence of the model RefSeq protein was modified relative to this genomic sequence to represent the inferred CDS: deleted 2 bases in 1 codon) has product MEKVCVAVRVRPARSNEENYNGTFWKVEDNRISLHKSLGTPISGASYTFDHVFDQDCSNARVYDLLTKDIIHAALEGFNGTAFAYGQTSSGKTFTMNGTQNDPGIIQRAVNDIFQKIEMTTNREFLIRVSYMEIYNEDINDLFAVENQKLQIHESLDRGVFVAGLREEIVNDAEQVLELIQRGEVNRHFGETNMNVRSSRSHTIFRMVIESKGKHNPDDAVRVSVLNLVDLAGSERIAKTGAGGVRLKEGKHINKSLMILGNVINKLSEGIKQRGHIPYRDSKLTRILQPALGGNAKTSIICTIAPEEVHVEESKGTLQFASRAKRITNCVQVNEILTDGALLKRQKREIEELRMKLQGSHSEVLEQEILKLRNDLLKYEHEREKLAMELEEERRSQKEREQCILEQQKKIHNLSNLASISDSNGHATQEESSSSITCQEDAYSTPCLKAGPSAFVAKRSQRSQQLEYSPMPDAFSNFADEDTWMKINKGFVVDLDSLHMTPAVKAQSSLPNDENDGLSPENYKQEAQNLRRQLELVLEERDELRRHHTEQESLNKQLMSEVSELQQEALLIREIPQRLCESVTTCKDIYKDVLSVLQNFVANEKSATAKLLSTTSEIGTCLFATLESHFSVVMHSDKSSAGNNSSIEAQRIRLYDKLNRTISSLVLSEDENSGNQPLSSQNKDCTLGGEIASWKRKLDEDIKTIQAKYQNLEKELDLNNQLLIASRDRYNSLEREFHLLKEERDVLMRKVSTSSEKLELVTNQKGKVWEDLNAEVTRRKNLEDEIKQFSVAFACRQRSIISLHSDFKSVIDNFKSQKPISISRSPGL; this is encoded by the exons ATGGAGAAGGTGTGCGTAGCAGTGAGAGTGAGACCTGCAAGGAGTAACGAAGAGAACTACAATGGAACCTTCTGGAAGGTTGAAGACAATCGCATTTCTCTTCACAAGTCTCTCGGCACTCCGATCTCCGGCGCCTCCTACACTTTTG ATCATGTGTTCGATCAGGATTGTTCCAATGCTAGGGTTTATGACCTTCTTACTAAGGACATTATTCATGCTGCTCTTGAAGGTTTCAACG GAACTGCTTTTGCATATGGACAGACCAGTAGTGGTAAAACTTTTACTATGAATGGTACTCAGAATGATCCAGGAATCATCCAGCGTGCAGTTAATGACATATTTCAGAAAATTGAGATg ACGACTAATAGGGAGTTTCTGATTCGAGTCTCTTATATGGAAATCTACAATGAAGACATTAATGATCTATTTGCTGTAGAGAACCAGAAATTGCAGATTCATGAAAGTTTGGAT CGTGGAGTTTTTGTCGCAGGGTTGAGGGAGGAAATAGTAAATGATGCTGAACAAGTACTTGAGCTTATTCAGCGCGGAGAAG TTAACAGACATTTTGGCGAAACTAACATGAATGTTAGAAGCAGTAGATCTCACACCATCTTCAGGATG GTAATTGAAAGCAAAGGAAAGCATAATCCAGACGATGCTGTTCGTGTCTCTGTTTTG AATTTGGTAGATTTAGCTGGGTCTGAACGGATTGCCAAAACTGGAGCTGGGGGAGTTCGTCTTAAGGAAGGAAAGCACATTAACAAGAGCCTAATGATCCTTGGTAACGTTATCAATAAACTAAGTGAAGGCATAAAACAAAG GGGACACATTCCTTACCGTGACAGTAAGCTCACGCGCATTCTTCAACCTGCTCTAGGTGGCAATGCTAAAACTTCAATAATTTGCACAATAGCACCAGAAGAG GTTCACGTAGAGGAATCAAAGGGAACGCTCCAATTTGCTAGTAGAGCTAAACGGATCACCAACTGTGTTCAAGTGAATGAG ATATTAACTGATGGAGCCTTACTGAAGCGGCAAAAGCGGGAAATAGAGGAGCTACGCATGAAACTTCAG GGATCACATTCCGAGGTGCTCGAGCAAGAGATACTGAAACTCAGAAATGACCTACTGAAG TACGAACACGAGCGAGAAAAGCTTGCGATGGAGTTGGAGGAAGAGAGAAGATCACAGAAAGAGCGAGAGCAGTGCATCCTTGAGCAACAGAAAAAAATCCATAATCTCAGTAATCTTGCATCTATCTCAGACTCTAATGGACATGCTACACAG GAAGAAAGCAGTAGCAGTATCACTTGCCAGGAAGATGCTTATAGTACCCCTTGTTTGAAGGCAGGTCCCAGTGCCTTTGTTGCTAAGAGATCACAACGGTCTCAGCAGCTAGAATACAGCCCTATGCCAGATGCTTTTAGCAATTTTGCCGATGAAGACACCTGGATGAAAATAAATAAAGGCTTTGTGGTTGATCTTGATTCACTTCACATGACTCCTGCTGTAAAAGCTCAATCATCTTTACCCAATGATGAAAATGAT GGTTTGTCACCAGAGAATTACAAGCAGGAGGCACAGAATCTCAGAAGGCAGTTGGAACTTGTTTTAGAGGAAAGAGATGAACTTAGG AGACACCATACAGAACAAGAATCACTAAATAAACAGCTAATGAGTGAGGTATCTGAACTTCAGCAAGAGGCACTCTTGATCCGTGAGATCCCTCAAAGATTGTGCGAGTCTGTCACAACTTGTAAAGATATATACAAGGATGTCCTTTCAGTTTTACAG AATTTTGTAGCTAATGAGAAATCTGCAACGGCCAAATTGCTCTCGACAACAAGTGAAATTGGTACTTGTCTTTTTGCAACTTTGGAATCTCACTTCTCGGTAGTTATGCACAGCGATAAGTCCTCTGCTGGAAATAATTCTTCAATTGAAGCGCAACGTATCAGGCTTTATGATAAGTTGAATAGAACAATTTCATCACTTGTATTATCAGAGGATGAAAACTCAGGGAATCAGCCACTCAGCTCCCAAAATAAG GACTGCACTCTGGGTGGAGAAATTGCTTCTTGGAAGAGGAAGCTGGATGAAGATATCAAAACAATCCAGGCAAAGTACCAGAACTTGGAAAAGGAGCTGGACCTCAATAATCAGCTTCTTATCGCTTCCAGGGATAGATATAATAGCTTAGAAAGGGAGTTTCATCTCTTGAAAGAAGAGAGGGATGTGTTGATGCGAAAAGTTTCCACTTCAAGTGAGAAGCTAGAACTGGTTACTAACCAAAAGGGAAAGGTATGGGAGGATTTGAATGCTGAAGTAACGAGGAGGAAAAACCTCGAAGACGAGATTAAACAGTTTAGTGTTGCTTTTGCATGTCGACAAAGATCCATCATCTCGCTTCATAGTGACTTCAAATCTGTGATTGATAATTTTAAGTCACAGAAGCCAATT AGTATATCCAGATCTCCTGGATTATGA